From a single Calothrix sp. NIES-2098 genomic region:
- a CDS encoding SPFH domain, Band 7 family protein, producing the protein MSLLNLMFRLQMPQLFMQISMWKTFYIKPNEIGILYHRSDFKKILQPGTYTYFGRYWQVKTYDLNQPEAKIENLELLLRDRTSELQQYLVVVRTGFNQAALVRLGQTWISIAPNQLRAFWRGFIEVETHLFNLEESLELPAEFVQQLRGIALNGIKKFQISEYEIGLLYVQGNFVRPLEPGEYAFWSVNRDVAVQTLSRILPNPNFPLEDVLIERHPEFVAAYCEIVQLQNQQVAIVRYQGKVISILAPCSRKLFWQGVEVEAIDISIDAKLSSRLVAELVSGLPEAYTLSRNSLHICEVPAQHVGLLYINQEFQTQLQPGKHAWWAFGRSLQTEVFDLRQQTMEVSGQDILSKDKVPLRLNLTAGFRILDPVRAKNGLSDIAGYLYKELQFALRGAVGERTLDALLEDKGAIDRSISDYIRQKIADYGIEVDSVGVKDIILPGEIKTILSKVVEAEKAAQANVVRRREETAATRSMLNTAKVMEDNPVALRLKELEVLERIAEKIEKIQVNGSLDSILTELIRINR; encoded by the coding sequence ATGTCTTTATTAAATCTGATGTTTCGGCTACAAATGCCTCAATTATTTATGCAAATTTCTATGTGGAAAACTTTCTATATCAAACCTAATGAAATTGGAATTTTATATCATCGCAGCGATTTTAAAAAAATCTTGCAGCCTGGTACTTATACTTATTTTGGTCGGTATTGGCAAGTAAAAACTTATGACCTTAACCAACCAGAAGCTAAGATTGAGAACTTAGAATTGTTGCTGCGCGATCGCACTTCCGAGTTACAGCAATACCTCGTAGTTGTCCGCACAGGATTCAATCAAGCGGCTTTAGTGCGCTTGGGTCAAACTTGGATTAGTATTGCGCCAAATCAATTACGCGCTTTTTGGCGTGGTTTTATTGAGGTAGAAACTCATCTTTTCAACTTAGAAGAAAGCTTAGAACTACCTGCTGAGTTTGTGCAACAACTACGAGGAATTGCCTTAAATGGTATCAAAAAGTTTCAAATTTCTGAGTATGAAATTGGCTTGCTATACGTGCAAGGTAACTTTGTGCGCCCCCTAGAACCAGGTGAGTACGCTTTCTGGTCTGTGAATAGGGATGTTGCTGTTCAGACTCTCAGCCGAATTTTACCCAATCCCAACTTTCCCTTGGAAGATGTTTTAATTGAGAGACATCCGGAATTTGTAGCTGCTTACTGTGAAATAGTACAATTACAGAATCAGCAAGTAGCAATTGTGCGCTATCAAGGTAAAGTGATTTCTATCTTAGCACCATGTAGTCGCAAGCTGTTCTGGCAAGGCGTTGAGGTAGAGGCAATTGACATCAGCATTGATGCTAAGTTGTCATCTCGCTTAGTTGCTGAGTTAGTTTCGGGCTTACCAGAGGCTTATACTCTCAGCCGCAATAGCCTGCATATTTGCGAAGTACCAGCACAACACGTTGGCTTGCTATACATCAATCAAGAATTTCAAACACAACTCCAGCCAGGAAAACACGCATGGTGGGCGTTTGGACGTTCTTTGCAAACGGAAGTCTTCGATTTGCGTCAGCAAACTATGGAAGTATCTGGTCAAGATATTCTCTCTAAGGATAAAGTGCCTTTGCGCTTAAATTTAACTGCTGGCTTCCGCATCCTTGACCCCGTAAGAGCGAAAAACGGTTTATCGGATATTGCTGGGTATTTATACAAAGAGTTACAGTTTGCTTTGCGCGGTGCAGTTGGCGAAAGAACTTTAGATGCCTTACTGGAGGATAAAGGCGCAATTGATAGAAGTATCTCTGACTACATTCGCCAAAAAATCGCAGACTACGGAATTGAAGTAGATTCGGTTGGGGTGAAAGATATTATTCTCCCTGGTGAAATCAAGACTATTTTAAGCAAGGTAGTGGAAGCGGAAAAAGCCGCCCAAGCGAACGTAGTCCGTCGTCGTGAAGAAACTGCTGCTACTCGCAGTATGTTAAATACTGCCAAGGTGATGGAGGACAACCCTGTCGCGTTGCGTTTGAAGGAGTTGGAAGTATTAGAGCGAATTGCAGAGAAGATTGAAAAAATTCAAGTTAATGGGAGCTTGGATAGCATTTTGACGGAGTTGATTCGGATAAATCGCTAG
- a CDS encoding sugar fermentation stimulation protein A: MDWLYRYPTLYPGILLKRYKRFFADVQLTNGEIVTAHCPNTGPMTGVSTAGSAVQLSKSANPNRKLAYTLELIQVDDNYPTWVGVNTALPNQIVKLALARYLFPELGEYSHIKGEVVYGQDKKSRVDFFLTGNDEDRPIYLEVKNTTWCEGKLALFPDTETTRGQKHLRELMALLPKSRAVMLYFINRGDCTEFAPGDSKDPIYGKLLRDAIALGLEVLPCRFDISPEGIRYLGLAKLAI, translated from the coding sequence ATGGATTGGCTTTATCGCTACCCAACTTTATATCCTGGAATTCTACTCAAGCGCTACAAGCGCTTTTTTGCTGATGTGCAACTAACGAATGGTGAAATAGTGACAGCACACTGTCCCAATACAGGGCCGATGACTGGAGTATCTACTGCTGGTAGTGCGGTACAGCTATCTAAAAGTGCCAATCCTAACCGCAAACTAGCTTACACATTAGAACTGATTCAGGTAGATGATAATTATCCAACATGGGTAGGCGTGAATACTGCTTTGCCAAATCAGATAGTAAAGCTAGCTTTAGCAAGATATTTGTTCCCAGAGTTGGGTGAATATAGCCACATTAAGGGTGAAGTGGTTTATGGGCAAGATAAAAAAAGTCGCGTAGATTTTTTCTTAACAGGAAATGATGAAGATCGCCCAATTTATTTAGAAGTAAAAAATACTACTTGGTGCGAAGGTAAGTTAGCACTATTTCCCGACACAGAAACCACAAGAGGACAAAAACACTTGCGCGAACTCATGGCGTTGCTACCTAAAAGTCGCGCAGTCATGCTGTATTTTATCAATCGAGGTGATTGTACAGAGTTTGCCCCAGGAGATAGTAAAGACCCTATATATGGTAAGTTGTTGCGGGATGCGATCGCACTTGGTTTAGAAGTATTACCCTGCCGTTTTGACATCTCTCCAGAAGGGATACGTTACTTAGGTTTAGCAAAACTCGCAATCTGA